The Blautia luti nucleotide sequence GATATTTATGTCTTTTTTAAAGAATACGGACTGAGTCTGTTGAAAAAACAGCTCGCAGACACATTTATTATAGAAGTAAAGCGAACCAGGAGAACCAAAAATGAACAAAGTTGTGGAAAAATGGGATGAAATCCTGCAAATAGTCAAAACTGAACATGACCTCTCCGACGTTTCCTTCAATACCTGGCTGAAACCCCTCACTGTTTACCAGGTTGAAGGGAATGTTGTGACCATCATCGTTCCATCAGAACAGGTGGGGCTTAATTATATAAGTAAAAAATATAAACTGCCTCTCCAGGTTACTATCAGTGAAGTAACCGGAATGGAAAACTGCGATATCAACTTTATTTTACCGGAAGATGTACCGAAAAAACAGGCAGCAGCACCGAAAGCACAGTCTCAGGATGCCCGCTGTGAAGAAGCACACCTGAATCCGAAATACACGTTCGACACTTTCGTAGTAGGAAGCAATAACAAATTCGCACAGGCAGCAGCACTGGCAGTAGCAGAATCTCCCGGAGATACCTATAATCCGCTGTTTATCTACGGAGGTGCAGGACTGGGGAAAACCCATCTTATGCATTCCATCGCTCACTTCATCATTGATCATGATGAAAACAGCAAGGTACTTTATGTTACCAGTGAGGAGTTTACAAACGAACTGATCGAAACAATCCGTAACGGAAATAACTCGGCAATGACCAAGTTCCGTGAAAAATACAGAAATATTGATGTTCTTTTGGTCGATGATATTCAGTTTATTATAGGAAAGGAATCTACACAGGAGGAATTTTTCCACACCTTTAACAGTCTGCACAGTGCGAAAAAGCAGATCATCATTTCCTCAGATAAACCGCCGAAAGATATGGAAATCCTGGAAGAACGATTCCGTTCCAGATTCGAATGGGGCCTGATCGCAGATATTACACTGCCGGATTATGAAACCCGAATGGCGATCCTTCATAAAAAAGAAGAAATGGACGGCTATGATATTAATGAAGATGTTATCAAATACATTGCCAATAATATAAAATCCAATATCCGTGAACTGGAAGGCGCTATCAACAAAGTCATGGCATTCGCCAAGCTTGAAAAGAAAGAAGTTACACTGGAACTTGCGGAACAGGCACTGAAAGATATTATCTCACCGGACGAAAAGAAAGTGATCACACCAGATTACATCATATCTATGGTAGCAGAACACTTTGACGTCTCTGTAAATGACCTCTCCGGAAATAAAAGAAACTCGAAGATCGTTATGCCGCGACAGATTGCCATGTATCTCTGCAGAGAAATCATATCCACACCACTGAAATCCATTGGTAAATGTCTAGGAAACCGCGACCATACCACTATTATGCACGGTATTGATAAGATCGAACATGAAATCGAAAACGATGAAAACCTGAAAAATACCATTGATACCTTAAAGAAAAAGATTAATCCACAGGGATGAGGATAACTATCTGTATAACATGTGTATAAGATGTTGATTGAATGTGTATAAGTGTGAATAACTTTTTGCCACAATTTCGGGCTTTAAGTTTTACACAAGTTATTCACATACTTTAAGTAGGTCTGTACACGAAGTTATCCATATCCGAAAACCTTTAAAAATCAACCACCGTGGGAGTTTTTCACATATTCACATCCCCTACGGCGGTGACGGCGGACTTCTTTTATATAATTCTCTATAAAAAACACACATCCATCAGAAAGGAAGTTATACACATTATGAAAATCATATGTTCCAAAAATAACTTACTCAAAAGTGTAAGTATCTCCCTGAAAGCAGTACCATCAAAAACAACCATGCCAATCCTGGAATGTATTTTGATCGATGCAACAACAAATCAGATTAAATTTACTACCAACGATATGGAACTGGGAATTGAAACTATTGTGGAGGGAGAGATTGAAGAAAAAGGTATTATAGCTCTGGATGCCAAAATCTTCTATGAAATCATCCGAAGACTTCCAGACAACAATGTTACTATAAAAACAGATGATAAACTTACTGCCACCATTACCTGCGAGAAAGCGAAATTTACAATTCCTGGAAAATCAGGAGAAGATTTTGCGTATCTCCCAATTATTGAAAGAGAAGAGAGCCTTACGATTTCCCAGTTTACATTAAAGGAAATGATTCGTCAGACAATTTTCTCAATTGCATCTAATGAAACAAACAAATTAATGACTGGTGAACTGTTTGAAATTAAAGATAATTATCTGAAAATAGTTTCTCTGGATGGACACCGTATTGCTATCAGACGCATGGAACTGAAGAAA carries:
- the dnaA gene encoding chromosomal replication initiator protein DnaA, coding for MNKVVEKWDEILQIVKTEHDLSDVSFNTWLKPLTVYQVEGNVVTIIVPSEQVGLNYISKKYKLPLQVTISEVTGMENCDINFILPEDVPKKQAAAPKAQSQDARCEEAHLNPKYTFDTFVVGSNNKFAQAAALAVAESPGDTYNPLFIYGGAGLGKTHLMHSIAHFIIDHDENSKVLYVTSEEFTNELIETIRNGNNSAMTKFREKYRNIDVLLVDDIQFIIGKESTQEEFFHTFNSLHSAKKQIIISSDKPPKDMEILEERFRSRFEWGLIADITLPDYETRMAILHKKEEMDGYDINEDVIKYIANNIKSNIRELEGAINKVMAFAKLEKKEVTLELAEQALKDIISPDEKKVITPDYIISMVAEHFDVSVNDLSGNKRNSKIVMPRQIAMYLCREIISTPLKSIGKCLGNRDHTTIMHGIDKIEHEIENDENLKNTIDTLKKKINPQG